In Mercurialis annua linkage group LG5, ddMerAnnu1.2, whole genome shotgun sequence, a single genomic region encodes these proteins:
- the LOC126681763 gene encoding uncharacterized protein LOC126681763: protein MNIDTPELLLREKKAQKPRENLETIELTEGSEMCVKLGVDWPTEHREAIIARIKQYVEEFTNKPEDIGGEKQIAIRDEVEKLLKAGFIRKVDYPEWLANVVLIKKSNGRWRLCIDFTDLNNACPKDSFPLPNIDQLVDATCGFAVYAFLDASQGYHQIPMNKDDEEKTEFTTDLGTYCYKKMPFDQLGKNVEVYVDDIVVKSRGIEDHAGDLAETCEKLKGFNLKLNPEKCVFAIRSGKFLGHLISEKGIEANPEKIEAVMNMKAPNSVKEVQKLSGRVTALGSTPPVLGRPEPGEILYLYLSVNDETAAAILVKEDKGLQTPVYYLSRVLKGPKVRYPKIEKFALALKVAAEKLRRYFEAHIIVLGGYDIRYEPRPALKAQALADFIAETTASDQPEEADEQLLKWVLEVDGASNLEGSGAGVVLRGPHGVTLRSSVKFDFPASNNAAEYEALLIGLRMVNVVKVEHQVPRLENQEADVLAKAATVDEKIPGAHFSVQKHSSIDNHETIFLTQPLENWMQGIAHYLMDGTLPENRDKAYKILRQAPYYAFLDGVLYRKSFTHPWSRCLTTEEGEYVLREIHEGICGAHIAPRMLAKKAVLQGYYWPLMVRQAEEIVKKCENCQRHQNIRHAPTTEQCPITSPWPFATWGIDILGPFTPTTGQKKFLIVAVDHFTKWIEVEAVSTITEARIRDFFWRQIVCRFGIPRALVTDNGKQFNCRAF, encoded by the exons atgaacatcgatacaccGGAGCTGCTCCTCAGAGAGAAAAAGGCTCAGAAACCCCGGGAAAACTTAGAGACAATTGAACTAACAGAGGGCTCCGAGATGTGTGTGAAGTTGGGAGTAGATTGGCCAACCGAACACCGAGaagctatcatagctcggataaaacagtatGTGGAAGAGTTTACCAACAAGCCAGAGGATATCGGGGGGG agaaacagatTGCTATCCGAGACGAAGTGGAGAAGCTTTTGAAAGCCGGGTTCATCAGGAAAGTGGATTACCCGGAGTGGCTGGCCAATGTGGTCTTGATCAAGAAGTCTAATGGcagatggaggctttgtatagatttcactgatctaaacaatgcctgTCCGAAAGACAGTTTCCCTCTGCCgaacattgaccaactggtggaTGCAACGTGTGGATTCGCAGTCTATGCATTCTTAGATGCTTCTCAGGGATACCACCAGATCCCGATGAACAAAGACGATGAAGAAAAGACAGAATTCACCACGGATCTGGGGACAtattgctacaagaagatgcctttcg ATCAACTGGGCAAGAACGTCGAGGTTTATGTAGATGACATAGTCGTGAAATCCAGAGGGATCGAGGATCACGCAGGGGACCTGGCAGAAACTTGTGAAAAGCTGAAGGGTTTCAACCTTAAGTTGAACCCAGAGAAGTGTGTCTTTGCAATTCGGTCTGGGAAGTTTCTTGGGCACCTCATCTCGGAGAAAGGCATCGAGGCGAACCCGGAGAAAATCGAGGCAGTAATGAACATGAAAGCCCCAAACTCAGTAAAAGAAGTGCAAAAGTTGAGTGGAAGAGTCACGGCACTGGGAAG CACACCCCCAGTGCTAGGTAGACCCGAGCCAGGAGAAATCTTGTACTTATATCTCTCGGTGAATGATGAGACAGCAGCGGCAATCCTGGTGAAGGAAGATAAAGGTCTGCAAACCCCAGTTTACTATCTCAGCAGGGTCCTGAAAGGCCCGAAGGTCAGATACccaaagattgaaaaatttgctttggcattgaaAGTGGCAGCGGAAAAGCTAAGGAGATATTTCGAAGCTCACATCATAGTA TTGGGAGGATATGACATCCGGTACGAACCTAGACCTGCTCTGAAAGCGCAGGCATTGGCTGATTTTATAGCCGAGACTACAGCAAGTGACCAACCTGAGGAGGCTGATGAACAACTTCTAAAGTGGGTCCTAGAAGTCGATGGGGCATCAAATCTGGAAGGATCTGGAGCAGGCGTGGTCTTGAGAGGCCCTCACGGAGTTACACTCCGAAGCTCGGTAAAATTCGATTTCCCGGCGTCCAACAACGCTGCGGAATATGAGGCTCTGCTGATCGGATTGAGAATGGTAAATGTGGTCAAAGTCGAGCAT CAAGTTCCCCGTTTGGAAAACCAAGAAGCTGACGTACTGgccaaagcagcaacagtgGATGAAAAGATACCTGGGGCCCATTTCTCTGTTCAAAAGCATTCCAGTATCGACAACCACGAAACCATCTTTCTGACCCAGCCTTTGGAGAATTGGATGCAAGGCATAGCCCACTACCTGATGGACGGAACTCTGCCAGAGAACAGAGACAAAGCATACAAAATCCTGCGACAAGCCCCGTACTATGCTTTCCTCGATGGAGTCTTGTACAGAAAGTCATTCACCcacccgtggtcgagatgcCTAACAACGGAGGAGGGCGAGTATGTTCTGAGAGAAATACACGAAGGTATTTGTGGGGCGCACATAGCTCCTCGCATGTTGGCAAAGAAAGCAGTTTTGCAGGGATATTACTGGCCCCTGATGGTCAGGCAGGCGGAGGAGATAGTAAAGAAGTGCGAGAACTGTCAGAGGCACCAGAACATCCGACATGCTCCAACCACAGAGCAGTGTCCTATCACcagtccttggccatttgcaacTTGGGGGATTGACATCCTGGGACCATTCACGccaaccacggggcagaaaaagttcttgatagtggcagtagatcacTTTACGAAGTGGATCGAGGTAGAAGCAGTAAGCACCATCACAGAAGCTCGGATCCGGGATTTCTTCTGGAGGCAAATTGTATGTCGATTCGGGATACCCAGAGCGTTGGTAACCGACAACGGGAAGCAGTTCAACTGCCGAGCCTTCTAA